TCGGTTTCGCGGAACTGCTCGAGGATCGCCTTCTGCTCCTTGCTGAGCCTGGTCGGCGTTTCGACCACGATTTCGACCACCAGATCGCCGCGGCCGCGGCCCTGGAGCACGGGCATCCCGGCACCGCGCACACGCAACTGCCGGCCCGATTGAATGCCGGCGGGGATATCGACCACGTTGGTCTTGCCGGCGAGATCGGGGATTTCGACCTTGCCGCCGAGAGCGGCGGTCGTGAAACTGACCGGCACCCGGCTGAGCAACGTGGTGCCTTCGCGCTGGAAGACGACGTGGGGGCGCACGTGAACGAAGATATACAGGTCGCCCGGCGGCGCGCCGCGCGGCCCGGCCTCCCCCTTGCCCGACAGCCGAATGCGCGTGCCGGTGTCGACGCCGGGGGGAATTTCCACGTCGATCGTCTGCGGACGGTCGATCCGCCCTTCGCCGCCGCAATCGCGGCACGGGCTGACCAGGACTTCGCCGCGGCCGTGGCAATTGGGACAGGGCCGTTCGACCACGAAGAAACCCTGCTTCGCGCGCACTTTGCCGTAACCGTTGCACAAGTTGCAGCCGCGTGTGCTGGTCCCCGGCGCGGCGCCGGTGCCGTGGCAGGTGTCGCAATTCTGCGACACCTCGATCTCGATCTGGCTCGTCTTGCCGTGAAACGCGTCTTCGAGCCCGATTTCCATGTCGTAACGCAGATCGGCGCCGCGGCGCGCCTGCTGCCGCCCGGCGGCACCGCCGAACGCGCTGCCGAAGATGGTTTCGAAAATGTCGCCGAGATCGGCGAAGTCCGCGCCCGGATGGCCGCCGCCGCTCATGCCCTGCTGGAAGGCCGCATGGCCATAGCGATCGTAGG
The sequence above is a segment of the Pelagerythrobacter marensis genome. Coding sequences within it:
- the dnaJ gene encoding molecular chaperone DnaJ, with translation MSATEIDFYELLGVSRDADSATIKSAYRKLAMKYHPDRNAGCKENEAKFKAISAAYDCLKDPQKRAAYDRYGHAAFQQGMSGGGHPGADFADLGDIFETIFGSAFGGAAGRQQARRGADLRYDMEIGLEDAFHGKTSQIEIEVSQNCDTCHGTGAAPGTSTRGCNLCNGYGKVRAKQGFFVVERPCPNCHGRGEVLVSPCRDCGGEGRIDRPQTIDVEIPPGVDTGTRIRLSGKGEAGPRGAPPGDLYIFVHVRPHVVFQREGTTLLSRVPVSFTTAALGGKVEIPDLAGKTNVVDIPAGIQSGRQLRVRGAGMPVLQGRGRGDLVVEIVVETPTRLSKEQKAILEQFRETETGDECPECRGFFEKLKSAFGA